The Deltaproteobacteria bacterium genome segment GGAAATTGCCGGAAAATATCAGCAACAGCTCGAGGCATACAAGCGGATGCCGGACAGTGTGCTCTTTCGGGTCTTTGAAGTCAAGGTGCCTGTTAGTGAATTCGATCTGCCAGGACCTACTCGCCGCAAGGTGGCTTGTTCCTCCTGTGGTCAGATCGTCCGTGACGGCCGTGAGGTCATGGTGGACGGTGCTCTGCTATGTCGCCCCTGTGCTCATGGCGCCTATTTTCAGGATGCCAGAGAGATCAGCTGGCCGAAGATGGACTGGGCACCCGAGTTGCCTGAGAGAGGGCAGGCGGCAGGTGGTAGCAGACCGGAGACAGAAAAAAGAAAGATGGTCTAGGCACCTCGCGGTTCCACAAGGAATTACCTCGAGGAGCTAAATTCTCCAACGGGCTATGCAAGCCTCCTGAAGAAGCCCATAATCGCCTGCAGCCGGCAAGGAGACCGGCCCAGCGACAAGACTACCTTTTCGCTTTTCTCCAGGTGACAGCATTGGGGGCCTGAGTGCTGAAAAGAACGCCGAGAGACCACAATTATTGAGCAAAGTAAGGGAGGCCACTAGGTGTTGAAGAAGATAGTTTTGCAGGAGGCAGTTGGCAGCAAGCTGGCTCATGATATAACCGAAATTCGTCCAGGAAAGTTCAAAGGCCCCGCTTTCCGCCGCGGACACACTGTCTGTGAAGCGGATCTGTGTCATCTGCAAAGGTTGGGCAAGAATCACCTTTATGTCATTGACCTGAGCGAGGATGAAATTCACGAAAACGAAGCAGCAGTTATTCTGGCCACAGCTCTTGCCGGAGACGGCATCATCTGGAAGGACGGTCCTGAAGAAGGAAAAATCAATTTGCTGGCAGCAAGGGACGGCTTACTCGCAGTGAATGTCCCCGCTCTTGCTGCCTTTAATATGGTGGATGAAGTAATGTGCGCCACCCTCCACAATCACACCCTGGTGACACGGGGAAAGAAAGTGGCCGCGACCCGGGCCATCCCCCTGGTAATGAACAGGACGACCATTGAAAGGGCCGCAGCTCTTGCCCGGCAACACGGCGGGGTGCTTGCAGTGCGGCCTTTGCGCAAAGCCAGGGTGGGCCTCCTGATTACCGGCGATGAAGTGTATCACGGTCTCATCCGGGACCGTTTTGCGCCAATTCTTTCAGGAAAAGTGGCCGCTCTTGGTTCAGAGGTAATTGCTGTAGACATTGTCCCTGATGATGCCATCCGAATCCAGCAGGTGATCTGCTCACAGTTAGCCGGAGGCTGTGACCTGCTTCTCCTCAGCGGCGGCATGAGCGTGGACCCGGATGACGTGACCCGCATCGGCATCAAGCTTGCCGGCGCCCCTTCCCGGCTCCATGTTCCTGGCAGCTTACATCGGTGAGGTGCCGCTTCTAGGGGTGCCCGCCTGCGGACTTTTTCATCGCATAACCGTGCTGGACCTGGTGCTGCCGCGCATCCTGGCTGGGGAGAAAATCGGCAACAAAGAGCTGGCATTCCTTGGCCACGGTGGCCTTTGCCAGAACTGTGCTGAATGTACCTATCCCCAATGTGCCTTTGGCAAGTGAGCGAATGTGTAAATGACCATCTGTTTGCTGGCGCACGAGTTGAAGGATTTCCAACATGACAGCAAATATGACCATGGACAAGGGACGCATCGTGGCCGTTTCCACCAGCAGCAGCAAGGGCGTCAAGAAGGCAAATGTGGCTGAAGCCCGTTTGCTGGAAAAGTTTGGCCTTCAGGACGATGCTCACGCAGGCAACTGGCACCGGCAGGTGAGTTTGCTGGCCGAGGAGAGTATCGTCAGAATCAGAGAAAAAGGACTGAAGGTTGCTCCGGGAGATTTTGCCGAAAACATCACCACTCGTGGACTCAGGCTCTGGGAGTTGCCCATCGGTACCCAGCTCAGGCTTGGGCAGAAGGCCATAATTGAAGTGACCCAGATCGGCAAAGAGTGTCACAGCCGCTGTGCCATCTTTCACCAGGTGGGCGACTGCGTCATGCCGAGAGAGGGCATCTTCGCCCGCGTCCTTAAAGGGGGCACCATACGTCCTGGAGACCACATCGAGCGCCTCCCAGCGGCGGCCAGCAGCAAAAACTCTCAGGTCAGTCGTCTTTCTCTGGAGGCTTGAGTCGCAGCCCGAAGATAAGCACCAGAGCCAGCAAAATGAGCAGAAACGGCGCCACACTTCGCAGTTCTTCGGGACTGGCATATTTGAGGTAGTACCGCCAGAAGCGAGGAACTCTCGGATCCACATCCATGGCAGCCCTTACGTCCTCAACAGCCAGGTTCATCCGTCCAAGTTTGCGATATATTCTAGCTCTGGTTCTATAGGCATCCGCCCTGCTGCGCGAATCCCTCCGAAGTGCAATTGCCCTGCTGCAATCTTCGAGAGCTTGCTCATCTCTGCCGCTCAATCGGTACGCCTCTGCCCGGTTGGCATAACCACTGGTCAGTTTGGGGTCTATTGCAATCGCCCTGCTGAAACTGGCTATTGCCTCATTATACTTGCCGCTTTTCAGATATCCCATCCCTAACATGCGATAGGCTTCTGCGGTTGGAGATGCCAGGGCAAGGTATTTCTGATAATCCTCGATCACCTTGTCATAATTGCCCTGATAAAATTGCAGCAGGCCCCGTTTTTCATAGGCGGCAGCCAATTTTGGCTCCAGCTGCAGAGCCTTTGTGAAGTAGGCAATCTTCTTGCGAGTGTTGGCCCCCTTGATGCCAAGGCTATAGTACTCCATGGCATCCTCGGCATGTACACTGGCGCCGCTCAGACAGAAGAAAGTGACAAGAATGACGGCAAAGGCTTTCATTCACTGTTGCCTACAGTCAGGAATAATAGGGCAGGAGCCCTTTCTCTAGTATATTAGAGAATCCTCCGGCCAAGGCAAGGCAAAAGTCTGGCCGGCGCCGGTAGTTTCTCGAAAAGAGAATTATTCAGGCAGCACTGTAGCGCTGCTTCCAGATGGGAGAATAAGAGCGAAGCCTGCCCACAACCTGGGGAAGCTTTTGCAGGACATAATCGATCTCCTCGGCGGTGTTCGTCCTGCCCAGGGTAAAAACTATTGATCCCTGGGCAAGATCGGCACGAATGCCGATCGCTACCAGAACAGGAGAGGTCTTCAACGCCTTGGAGGCACAGGCGGAGCCTGTATTAACGCAAATCCCTTCCCTGTTCAACAGAAGCAGCAAGGACTCTCCTTCAATGGCCTCCACACAGTAGCTGGCATGACCCGGCAACCTCTGGTGTGGGTGACCTGTAGGTACAATTTTTCCAATAGAACCTCTGATTCCTGCATCCAGCTTGTCTCTCAAGCTGCTGAGGTAAGGTACCAGGTCGGGCAGTTCCTGCCGGGCGAGTTCTGCTGCCGTACCGAGGCCCACAATGCCAGGAACATTCTCGGTGCCTGCCCGCCTCCCCTTCTCCTGAATGCCTCCGTGAATCAAAGGCATCAACCGCAAGTTATTCTTGAAATAAAGTGCCCCAATGCCCTTGGGCGCTCCCAGCGGCGACCCCGCAAGGCTCAAGAGGTCCACGCCCAGTTCCGCCACATTCACAGGGATGTTGCCGACAGTGGCAACCGCATCCGTATGAAATAGCACCCCTTTCTCTTTACAAATGGCGGAGAGTTCCGCCAGCGGTTGGATGGTACCTATTTCATTGTTGGCATGCATGATCGACACTAATACAGTTTCTCCGCTGATAGCTTGCGCCAACTTTTCAGGATCTACCAGACCATATTGGTCAACTTGCAGAAAGGTCACCTCGAAACCAAACCTTTCCAGGAAGCGAGCCGAGTTCAAGACCGAATGGTGTTCGATGGTAGAGATAATCAGGTGATTGCCCTTTTTTCTCCTGGCCAGTGCTGCGCCTTTCACTGCCAGGTTATTGGCTTCCGCACCCGAAGAGGTGAAGATTATCTCCTGCGGCTCAGCGCCGATCAGACGTGCGACTTTTGCCCGCTGCTCTTCCAGGACCTCCAGGACGCTGGTCCCCAGATCATAGAGGGTGGCCGGATTACCAAACTGTTCCGTAAAGTAAGGCAGCATGGCCTCCAGCACTTCTGGCCTCACCGGCGCTGCCGCGCCATGATCCAAGTAAACCCGCTTCATTCTCTCCTCCTACCTGGTCTTCTTGATATACAGTTTGTAGCAATCTTCATCCTCTTCCACACCAAGAAACTCCTGGCCACATCTCCGGCACCAGGCGGGAATGTCCTCAAGGGCTCCATCATAATCTGTCAGGACTTCCAGTACCTGGTTTTTCTTGAGGCATTTGAGCATCTCCCCAGGTTCGAGTAAGTGTAGGGGGCACATGCGACAGACTAGATCTAGAGTGGCATCCGCAGGCTGATTCTCTACAAACTTCATGTCATCCTCCTTTTGACTCTTGCTATAGAATATATACTAATATAATAGATTAATTTAAAGAAAAAAAGAGTGCTCGGCCCTGCAACCATGCCAGCCGTCCAGACAACCAGAAGCAACAGTTCTCCCAACCACGCCGGCGCCTATCATCTGCCGTCCAGCTCTTACTTGCAGAACACGACAGCTAACTTGCCCATAACCTGAAAGAGGGACAAGCGACTCACCGAGGACCGCAGTTGACACAAAACTTTGGGGTTGATATATTATATATTATTATTGTATATATTGAATACATCTTTTAAGCAAAGAGACCTCGGGTAAACCATCTTCATTCTGCGCGAATGTGCAAGCGAACCTTGAGGCACGACTTCTGGTGCCAGTAGTAAACGAACTCACGCCGACTGTCTCCTGCGCTCACTCACAAAACCCAGAATCTCACCAACACCCGAGGCCAAACTAGTGGGCAGAGCTACAGGTAGATAACTCGTGCTATTCCACTACGCCAACGTCTTTATCTTCATCATCTTGGGACTGCTCATGACTTTTGTCATTATCACAGTCTCCAAGATGCTTGCCCCACGAGTACAGGACAACCCCGACAAGTACACCACATACGAGTGTGGTGAGCGCCCGGTAGGTTCCGCCTGGATACTATTCAACTTTCGCTTCTATGCCGTAGCCCTGGCTTTCCTCATCTTTGAAATCGAGTTGGCCCTGGTGTTTCCCTGTATTTCCGTGTTTCGTCAATGGCTTCGTTCAGGCAACGGCTTGTTCGCTCTCATAGAGATCTTCGTTTTCGTAGGGATTCTTTTTCTTGGTCTCATCTACATGTGGACCCGGGGCGACCTGCAGTGGAGCAAGGAGACTCCAGAAGGACTGGAAGACGCAGCCCTTTTAGAAGAAGAAAGACCGCTGCTGTTTTAGTTTCCTTGCCACAATGCTCGCCCATCCATTTCCCGACCACAAGAACTCAAGAGGGGAAAATGCACCTGTATAACAAAATGCCATCCCAGGGCTTTTTTGGTGCAGTGTTTACCACGGTAGATCGGGCTCTGAACTGGTTCAGGCTCTCT includes the following:
- a CDS encoding sulfurtransferase TusA family protein is translated as MKFVENQPADATLDLVCRMCPLHLLEPGEMLKCLKKNQVLEVLTDYDGALEDIPAWCRRCGQEFLGVEEDEDCYKLYIKKTR
- a CDS encoding MOSC domain-containing protein, with product MTMDKGRIVAVSTSSSKGVKKANVAEARLLEKFGLQDDAHAGNWHRQVSLLAEESIVRIREKGLKVAPGDFAENITTRGLRLWELPIGTQLRLGQKAIIEVTQIGKECHSRCAIFHQVGDCVMPREGIFARVLKGGTIRPGDHIERLPAAASSKNSQVSRLSLEA
- a CDS encoding TraR/DksA C4-type zinc finger protein — encoded protein: MKPFKELLASSAAAHGHLCPGQVVGVRMAMLGCRLIGLNEPTSNEQIKKLIVYVEMDRCAGDAVAHVTGAKLGRRSLKFADYGIMAATFVNLETGKAFRILSTEEARDLAAMYAPEIAGKYQQQLEAYKRMPDSVLFRVFEVKVPVSEFDLPGPTRRKVACSSCGQIVRDGREVMVDGALLCRPCAHGAYFQDAREISWPKMDWAPELPERGQAAGGSRPETEKRKMV
- a CDS encoding tetratricopeptide repeat protein, which encodes MKAFAVILVTFFCLSGASVHAEDAMEYYSLGIKGANTRKKIAYFTKALQLEPKLAAAYEKRGLLQFYQGNYDKVIEDYQKYLALASPTAEAYRMLGMGYLKSGKYNEAIASFSRAIAIDPKLTSGYANRAEAYRLSGRDEQALEDCSRAIALRRDSRSRADAYRTRARIYRKLGRMNLAVEDVRAAMDVDPRVPRFWRYYLKYASPEELRSVAPFLLILLALVLIFGLRLKPPEKDD
- a CDS encoding cysteine desulfurase, translated to MKRVYLDHGAAAPVRPEVLEAMLPYFTEQFGNPATLYDLGTSVLEVLEEQRAKVARLIGAEPQEIIFTSSGAEANNLAVKGAALARRKKGNHLIISTIEHHSVLNSARFLERFGFEVTFLQVDQYGLVDPEKLAQAISGETVLVSIMHANNEIGTIQPLAELSAICKEKGVLFHTDAVATVGNIPVNVAELGVDLLSLAGSPLGAPKGIGALYFKNNLRLMPLIHGGIQEKGRRAGTENVPGIVGLGTAAELARQELPDLVPYLSSLRDKLDAGIRGSIGKIVPTGHPHQRLPGHASYCVEAIEGESLLLLLNREGICVNTGSACASKALKTSPVLVAIGIRADLAQGSIVFTLGRTNTAEEIDYVLQKLPQVVGRLRSYSPIWKQRYSAA
- a CDS encoding NADH-quinone oxidoreductase subunit A is translated as MTFVIITVSKMLAPRVQDNPDKYTTYECGERPVGSAWILFNFRFYAVALAFLIFEIELALVFPCISVFRQWLRSGNGLFALIEIFVFVGILFLGLIYMWTRGDLQWSKETPEGLEDAALLEEERPLLF